The genomic interval TCCCCTTGAGAACGTCCGACCTGATGACACCAAATGACTGTATGGTAAAATCGACCCGGGTGTCGGGGTCGGCGGGGTCGTATTCCCTTCTATCCACGGACCAGCGGATGGCGTCGGTGACGAGATTTCCCAGTCCGCATTCCTCCTCCAAAATATGGAGGTCATAATCGGTCTCCGCAATCCCCTGTGAGTATGTCAACCCGTAGTTTTTGAGGACATCGGCATTGATTATCCCGATGTACGATGATATTTCATTCGAGATCGCTTCATCTCCGACTATCTTATCGTCCACCGACACGTATTCGTAGTCGGAAAGGCCGACGCCGTCTTCTCCCACGAGGAGATCCAGCACCCCCACCCATGCGCTGTAGCTTCCCGCCTGAACGATGATACAGTCATCCACAACGATCGGCTCCGGCAGGACGGTGTGGGTATGTCCGCTGACGATAACGTCAATGCCGTCCACCGCCGCCGCCAGCAGCTCGTCCTCTGATTTTTTCGGATCATCCCTCAGGCCGCTGTGGGAAACACAGATAACGACATCCACCTGTTCTGTGTCTCGGAGGTATGCAACCTCCCGGACTGCCGCTTCCGTCGGATCTGAAAAGGTTACCGGCCACGAGAACGGGGCCACCTCCGCGGCGTCCTTACCCAACAGGCCGAAACATCCGATGCGGAGGCCGTCTTTTTCTATCACCATATGCGGAACGATCAGTCCCTCGTCGAACAAAGCCTGTAATGAATCATCCGCTGCCTCCGTCTCGTCAAAAACCACATTCGACGCCACGATTGGAGGGAGCTTCCCCTTCTTCATCGCACTGGTGAGAATGCGGGCGAGCCCGTTCGGTTTTAGATCAAACTCGTGGTTTCCTAACGTCAAAACATCATACCCCATGTCGTAGAGCAGCGTCAGCTCCACAGCCTCCTCCCGGGCGATCATGTGAAAGAGAGAGCCCATCATGAAGTCTCCCGCGTCGATAACCAGAACCGGGTTGTTCCGACGTTCTCTCTCCTCGTTGATGACCGTCGCGACTCGGGAAAAACCGCCCACCGTATCGTCATCCAAAAGACCGTTGGGGGAATAGTCGCAGTTTGGACTTAAACCCATGAGCTGTGAATGGATATCGTTCGTGTGTATGATCGTCAATGATTTTTCCGCCCCAAGGGCGAAGGCCGTCATACTCACGATCATCATCATGCCAATGATACTTTTAAAGACACATTTCATATCAAATACTCCTCTCACCATGCGGCATAGAGCCGATCGATTGAACCCGACGATACAAAGATTTCCGGACCGCTTTCGCCGAAAACATCACACAAACACGGCGTACGTTTCCGTGTTATTCATTTCCAGATTTGTCCCCACGACAAGACCGTACCAGGGCCCAATACGCTCCCAGGGCCGACCCGAGGCCGTCCATGACAACATCAAGGGGATCGCATTCACGGAGGGGAACATAATACTGGTGTATTTCGTCACTTATACCATACACCGTCGAAAAAACGAATGCAAAAAGGAAAACCCGGCCTGAGGCAGTCCCGGGAAATTGCACTCGCACGGCGAAAAAAGAGAGATAGGAAAGAATCAGGTATTCGATAAGGTGCAGCAGTTTATCGACACCGGGAGGACCGGTATCTACATCATTGCCCGGTATTGAGGAGGCGAAAAAGATGAGGACACAGTATACACACACTCCGATCCATAAAAACATGCGTTTGTTCAATATTGGATCCGTTGCCCATGATAGATAAGACAAGAAACCTGTTTACATCTTATACTTGCCGAAATCATCCGGGTCAAGCTTTTCCAATACCTCCGCCCATTTTTTCTTCGCTTCTTCACTGTGCAGGTCTTCCGGCTTTGTTAGGTCGATTTTTCTCGACCGCTCGATAACCGACTCCTCCATGTAGATTTTCGCCTGAGTCCTCAGCGCTATGGCAATGGCGTCACTGGGGCGAGAATCAATTTCGTAGTTGCGTCCGTCGGCGACCATGTAGATCGTGGCATAATAGGTGTTGTCCTTGAGGTCATCCACCACGATTCTCTCTATGACGATATTCATGGTTTCCATGATATTTTTCAAGAGATCGTGGGTCATGGGGCGGGAAAATTCGATTTCCTCGAGCACCGTAGCGATGGCGCTGGCCTCCAGAAGACCTATCCAGATTGGAACGGAGTTTTTGCCCTCAACTTCCTTGAGGATGACAATCGGTACACTGGACAACGGATCGATGGCCAGACCGCTAATCTCCATTTCCTTGGCCATTACATGCTCCTTATCGAGTAATTGTGTATCGCTTCTCCCAAAAGGGAATTGTTGCGCGCTTCGATGATTTTAACCGGTATGAGAGAGCCGATATCTTCATACCGTCCGGTGAAGTTGACCACCTTGTTATGGACGGACCTCCCGGTGATGACATCCGGATCCCTACGGCTCGTTCCCGTGGCAAGCACCTCTTTTATCGTATTTACGTGGAGCCTGTTGGTACAAAGCGTGTGTTCTTTTTGAAGTTCCTGGAGAATGGTGAGTCTCCGTGATTTTTCTTCATCATCGACGGTGTCTTTCAGGGTTGATGCCTTTGTGAGCGGCCTGGAGGAGTATTTGAACGAATAGGCGCCGTCGAACCTCACCCGCTCCATGACATAGAGCGTTTCTTCAAAATCTGTGCTCGTTTCTCCGGGAAAACCAACGATAATATCCGTAGTTACGGCAAGATCGCTCCGCACACTTCTGAGGGCATCAATTTTCTCAAGATACTCCTCTTTTGAATACTTTCTGTTCATTGCCGCAAGCACCCGGGAAGAACCGGATTGGAGCGGAAGATGGATATGAGAACAGAGCGCCGGTATCGTTCGATATGCATCCACCAGACGGTCGGACAGGTCCTTTGGATGTGACGTTGTAAAACGAAGGCGCCTGACGCCCGGTACATCGGCTACATGCTCGAGTAGCTCGGGGAAATCCATCCCCCGCTTTGGATCCCGATAGGAATTGACATTCTGTCCCAGCAGCGTGATCTCGACGGTACCACCCGCTCCCAGTTCCTCGACATCCCTGATGATCTCGCCCGCGTTTCTGGACGATTCCCTCCCCCGCACAAACGGCACAATACAATAGGAGCAAAAATTATTGCATCCCTGGGTGATGGTCACAAACGCGCTGATCAACCCCCTCCTTCTTGGAAAGGGATCGATACGGCATTCATCCGAAAAATCGTCGGCGATAATAGGTCCGTGCCCCTTTCGGATTTGCGCGACGATGTTCGATATCTCCCCCACGTGATGGGTTCCGACAACCGCATCGACGATCGGAAACCGCTCGATTATCACGGCCGCATTTTGCTGTGCCACACATCCGGCCACAATAATAATCAGATCGGGGTGCTTCTCCTTGAGATCACGATATCTTCCGATTTCGCTGTATGTTTTCTCCTCGGGCTTTTCCCGAACGCTGCAAGTATTGATGATGATAATCTTGGCATCCTCGGCGCTCTCTACGGATTCGTACCCGTCGGTTAAGAGAATTCCCTCCATGCGCTCGGAATCGTATTCATTCATCTGACACCCGAAAGTTCTGATGAACAGTCCCGAGGGAGTGTCAGGGTGTGGTGAAGAAAACCGCGTCATACAATGAACCTACAAATTCTCGAGAATATACTTCGACAAAAGCGTTATATCATCGTCTTCATTTGTGTCTTCAAGGTTCCCGATATACCCGGTCTCCACTTCGTACGCCAGTTCTCCGATAATAATTGAATCCAAAAAAATATCCGGATTGAAATCACACAGCTCGTCTTTTGTCTTCACCAAACCCAAGAGTTCAGGAATGTCTTCGCCGCCGGACGTCAGCTTGATAAACTTATATGCAGGGATAAGCTTGTAACTAGCCTTTCCCCCCGACAGGGTGGTGACGACATTATCTGAGAAGGACATCTTGCCCTCATTCACCCATGCTTCCAGTTTTTCCTGAGGTATAAAGATTTTCTTTTTGAACGTCATAGCCGTATTATGTAACATCATAACATATTGAAATGCATGGATATCCCTATACTACTCCGTCAATTATAACATATAGCGATTACTTATCAAGAGCAAAACCTTTCCATCCCCGAAAGGATGGACGAGCCGCCATCAGCACCACGGGCAAAACAAACAAATCCGCCACCAGCGCGCTGAACATGGTAAACGCCGTGAGGATTCCAAAGGAGCGAGTGGGGACGAAGCTTGCCGCCAGAAGCACGATGAATCCGCTTCCGATAACGATTGAGGTGAACATGATGGGGCGGCCCGTATTTTGTATCGTTTTGTCTATCGCGTGTTCAACATTTCGACCGTCGGCGATTTCCCGAAAATATCTGGTAATAAAATGCACTGTATCATCTATGGCGATCCCTATGGCCACGCTGGATATCATGGTGGTGGACGTATCAAGGTCGATCATGAGCCAGCCCATCAGTCCCAGTGTCAGGAATACGGGGATGACGTTCGGGATCATGCTGAGTCCGCCGATATAGACGGATCGAAAGACGAAAGACATCACAATGAAGATCATAAAAAGCGCCAGCATGATGCTCCGTATCTGGCTCTTCACCAATTGTGACGACATATTGTCATACAACACGCTGGTTCCGGTAACCCGGATATCCAGATCCTTCGAGAAATTATCCTCGCAGAACAGGATGACGTCATCCACGAATGCGAGCAGGACCTTTGAGCTCATGGGCGTGGTTCTGGCCAGCACGGTCCCATTTTCGTAATAGAAATCGACGAATCGTTCGAAATCATCGGGATCGCCGCTCATGGAATAGAGCAGCAGATATTGAGCCACCAGCTCTCTCGATTCCGGGATTACATAATAGTCACGGTTCTCATCGTGCATGGCCAGATTCATGTCTTTGAGAAAATCCACCAGCGATATGGTTTTCGTGACGTGCTCCTGTGATTCAAGATATCGCTGCAGCCGCTCCATTTCCCGCAAGGTCGCGGGGTTTTTTATGGCGTCTTCCTCGCCGCCGCCGATATAGACATTTAAGGATCCGGTCCCGGTGAGATTATGAGAGATGAAGAACGTCGATCGGTAAATGTCGCTTTTCTTCCTGAAATAGTTGATCACGTCGGTCTCCACGGTGATCCGGGTGATGCCGATGATTGAAATAACCGAGAGGATGACGGAGACAATCACCACACGCCGTTTTTTGTGTCGGACAAATTTTGAGAGCCAATGGAGGAAGCGCTCAAACACACCGGGATCCTTCTTCTCCCGCATTCGCATCTTCGAGCGGGGTATGTAATACAGGATATTCGGCACCACCGAGAGAACTACAATAAACGAGAAAATCACACCGATCGCCGTAAAAATCCCAAAATCCCTCACCGCGGATATATTGCTGACCGACAATGATGAGAACCCGATCGCTGTTGTAATGGTTGTCAAAAAACAGGGAAGCAACATGTGACTCGTCGTTGTCTTCAGCGATGCTATTTTGTCCGGTATCGTCCGGTTGTTTTCCTGATAGTGGGAGAATATATGGATGGTATGCGCCGTCGTCATGACGATGATCAGTGGTGTCAGCATGGCAAGCACCACCGTCACGGGCCGACCCATCAGTGATACGAATCCCATCGTCCAGGTAACGCTGATACACACCATCACCAGCGGGATAATCGTACAGTGGATGGACCTGAAAATTCCATAGAGGATCATGGCCATCAAAAGAAATGTGACCGGAATGAATATCATCTGATCCCGCTTCAGAAACCTCCCCATATCGTTCTTGATTACCGGAACACCGGCGATATACACGGGGATATCCTTGGGCACCAGCTCATCCACCGCTGCCCTCACCTGTGCGGTCATCTCGTCCGTAATCGTCTGGGGCAGGTCTTCGGACGACAGCATGCCGTAGAGAGCCGTAAGGTGCTCATCTTCGGTTATCAGATAATTAATATGAAGAGGATTGTCAAATACCGCCTGTCTGAACGCCTCAATTTCCGCATCCGTGCGCGGCAGCGTCTCCATCAACGGCTTGACCTCGAGAAGGCCCTCGGAACCACGGATTTCATCAACATCGGTCAGGCTGATGACCTCATCCATGTTCTTTATTTTTTCGAGTCGCCTGGTGAGCGCATCAACAACTTCGAGAAAATCGGGGGCGAATACCGTATCCGTCTCAAGGGCGATGATGAACACTTCATCGCTCCCGAATATTTCCTGAAACTCCTCGAAGAATTGCTTGTCCGGGTCTTTATCGGGAAGCATCCCCTCCACGGAGTTGTCCATACTCAGGTCTTTCAATTGAAAGCCGAAAAATGCCGTGATGATCACGACAATGACGAGTATCGGTATTCTGAATCGAAAGATGAAATCGGTGATATGTTTCAAAGCAGTCGAGCCGCACCGTGAGAAATGGGGAGAGAAATCATCGTTGGACGAAACAGTTGTAACAGATTACATCCGTTCGGTCAATAAAATTGATTGAACGGCGGCAAAACAATAAATATTTTAGCAAAAAAGTAATAAATACTGGAGCAAAAATGGCCCGATATGCTCATCGCCCCCCCACGCACCACCGGGGTGTGCGGACTATTCGATCATCAAAAAGGCGTATCGGTTCATCGGCTCGTCATAGTTCCGCAGTACCTCGATCGGCAACCCGTATTTCCGTACCGTGGAGAATACATCCATGGCCATTCCTTCGGGCGATGGGCGGGCGCTTCTCGGATTCTTGCAGTTGAGCTTGGTGCCCGCGCATTCTGCACAGAGGCTGCATTCATCCATGAACAGAAGAAACGCCTTGCGGTATCCCGAGATAAACACGTCCCGCTCCATCTTCAACAGCTTCATGTTCACCTCACGCGACCACTCATGCCGTTTTTTCGGATCGGGGATCTGCTTTTGGAAGTGGAAGACCACACAATCGGTATATTCGCTGAAAAATCGACGGCATTCATCCACAGAGGGTGTATTGGGAGGACAGCATCCGACGGAGCCGTATGAGCCGCAGCCGAACATGCATTTCATCCGCACCCACTGAGACACCACGATGTCCCGGGACCGTATCCACGTGTAATCGTCATACCCGTGATCGGCAAACAGTGCATTAAGGCGTTTTTTGTCAACCATGTTTCCGTCCTCTTTCGATGGGATAATCAGGATTCAAGGGTAAACGCATCTTCCTTTTTCGGTCTTTTGTCGAATCTCTCCTTCATCTTTTCGTATCCGGGCCTTCCCAAAAGTCCCCCGGTGTACTGCTTTCCCTCCTCGACTCCGGGCTGATTGAAGGGATCGATGCCGTAGAGATGCCCTGCGAAGGCCGTCGCCGCCTCGAAGAAGTAGAACAGCGCACCGATGCTCTCCGCCGTGATGGACGGTATCGTCAACGTCATGGAAAGCCGCCCCGAAAAGGCAAGGGCCGCCTCTGTCGCCCTGCGCTCCGTATCGAGAAGCGTCCCCATAGTCTTCCCACCTAAGTATCCGATCGGCTCCAGATCCGAATAGATATTTGGAATCGTTATATCCACCCCGAAATCTTTCACAGCGATGAATGTGATGACTTTGTCAAGAGGTCCTTCGGAAAAAAGCTGAAGGAGTGAGTGCTGATCGGTGGCCCCCACCGCAGCAACCGGCGTCTGCCCCACACCCGCCGTATGTCCTTTTTTCGTCTCTTTTTTCTTCCCCAAGCTCTCCGCCCAAAGCTGCATGTACCACAGCGACAGGTTATAAAGGTTCGATGCATACGGCATGAGGACGGCGACATTTCTCCTGTATAGGACGTCGGCTATATACATCAAAAATCCGTACATATATGCCGGGTTTTCCCTCCATGAAACGCCGCGAAAGGATTCCTCCAGACGCTCAGCGCCCGCGAGCATTTCCTGTATGTCAACCCCCATGACCGCCGACGGAAACAAGCCGACGGGTGTCAGGATAGAGTATCGCCCGCCGATCGCCGGTGGAACATCGAGTGTCGGGAATCCCTCCTGATTCGCAATGCGTCGGAGCAATCCCGCTTCCGGATCCGTCGTGCAGATAATGTGGGTTTTCAGCACCTCTTTCCCGAGCTTCTCTCTCAGGAGGTTCATGAATATCATGAACTGGCTCATGGTCTCAACGGTTCCGCCCGATTTGCTGATGATGTTGAAGGCCGTCCGATCGAAATCAAGGGTTTGTATGAGTGAGTTGAGAATCACCGGATCTACATTATCGACGATAATGGTCCGACGACCCGGCGTATCCAGAGAACCGACAAGGGCCTGCTGCACCGCTCTCGCCCCCAGGGCTGATCCGCCGATACCCAGAACGACGAGCGTATCGATACGATCGTCAAGCGACAGAAGAGCGCCCTGAACCTGATTCATGTATCCCTTGAGAAACTGCGTGTCGAGAAACCGCAACCCGCCGTCGGCCCGTTTTTTGGATATTTCCTCTTCGGCCATTCGGGCGAGATCTGAAAACTTCAAAAAGTCCTTTTCCGAAACGGCGTCTTCCGTTCCGAGGACCCGATCCATCATATAATTATAATCGAGATGTAGCGACATAGGTCATATACTCCCAATAAGCGATATCTGATACTCTAAATCATTCATGCCGTATTGTCAATTGAGAGGTTAATACCGTTGCGTACAGAATCAGAATGTGGTAAAATTTTTTCTAATCTTATATGTATCCCCACTATTCACAAAACGTACATTCGAGTGAGAGAACATCATGATCCCCGACAATCGACTTGTAATGAAAGGCATGCTTACTGTCCTCTCGCTTCCCGGCCTCATTCAAACCATTGATACGTCGAAAAATATCCAGATTCTCCTGAAACCCGAGAGCAGAAAAATCGGAAGGCTTTACTTCTCGAAGGGCAAAATCATCCACAGTTCGGTGGGAGACAATGTGAGCGGTCGAAAGGCGTTTTTCAGGATGATGGGATGGCGGGATATCCCCTTTGAGATGTTCGAGATGAAATACGACGCGGAGGAGCTCGATCAGAACATCTCGATGGACACCACGACCTTGATACTTGAAGGGATGCGCCAGGTTGACGAAATTCAGCGCCTTGAGGAAGTGCTTCCGCTCTATTATAAGATTAAACCGAATGATGAAGTGAAGGGAGAACTCGATCCTCATGAAGAAGAGATACTCTCTCTGATTTCTCCCGGGGACTTTGTCAAGAATATTCTCGACAAGTCCCCCGACTACGATCTGGATATCTACAAGACCATGAAACGGCTGATGGAAAAGAAGGCCATCACGTTTCTCCGTATCAAGATGCTTGTCATCGACGACAATAGGTTTTTTGCTGATCTGATCCAAGATGTCATTGAAAAGATATTCAGCAATCTTTTCACCACATTGATTCTTGACGGAGGCGAAAAGGGAATCAATGTGATCTTGAGCCAGCAGAAACCGGATCTGGTGATATCGGACCTGTTGATGGACGGAAAAGACGGGTTTGACGTTATCGATGCGGCGAATCAAAACAATATCCCGGTGATCATCATGACCTCCGAGCGCAGGAACAAGGATATGATCATCGAGATGGGTGCGAAATACATGCATAAGTCGGTTCTGGGATCCGACGATTTCACCGAAGTGTTCAGAAAAACAGTCCTGGACACGCTCACCGCGGACCATTAACCTGATCTATCTATTCCATGCCGGACAGAATGAAAAATGAGGGAAGGATGAAGTACGTGCATGGATATGACTCAAGAGAAAACAGGCGCCTTCAGGATCAGGCAAATACTTTGGTCGAACTCTTACATTCCGACACCTCTTATAATGCTGGAAGCCTGGTTTTAAAAGCCGGTTGCGGAGTCGGCGCTTAAACTGTCACTCTCGCCCGCAACAACCCACATGCGTCGTTCATTTCGATCGATATATCCAAGGATTCTATTTCCGAAGCAAAAAAAAGTGTGGCGTCTGCAGGCCTGAAGAATGTCCAATTCCAACAGGCCGATATATTCAATATGAACTTTGAATCGGAGTCGTTCGACCACGTCTTTGTATGTCATGTTTTGGAGCATCTTTCTCGACCGGATGATGCCCTGGCCATATTAAAAAGCTTCATAAAGACCGGCGGTACAATCACTGTCATTGAAGGCGATCACTGCTCGGCATATTTTTACCCTGATAGTCAAGCCGCTCACAAAGAAATAGAATGTCAGGTGGAAATGCAGAGGCGTGCCGGAGGCAATGCGATGATCGGAAGAGAGCTGTACCCACTCTTAAGGAAAGCGGGCTTTCACTCCATTCATGTTTCTCCACGAATGATCTACGTTGATTCCAGCAAACCCGACCTTGTTGAAGGTTTCACAAAAACACATTTACCGCGATGATCGAAGGTATACGTAACGTCGCCCTCAAGTCTCACATAGTCGATGAAACCACTTTTGATCAAGGTATCAGAGATTTATACAGAACAGCGGATGCCGACGGCGTTTTTTGTTATACGTTTTTTAAAGCAGTCGGAATAAAACAATAAATCGCCGAACCGGCGGCAGAAGTTGGGCCAGCAAATGATCGCAGCTTCTTTATGGGCCGCTTCACTTCGCCGTAAAACATCGTACAACGAATCCGCTGTCCCGACGACGTAATACTTGATACTCGCCTGTTGAAACGGTTTTATGATATGTGGTGCACTTTTCAGTTGTGAATTGAATTTTTGTGAGGTGAAAGTGGGACGATAAAAGATAAGGTGTTAAAAATCGACTCTCTTTTTAAGTTCTCTGCCGACTTTAAAGAACGGCAGTCTTTTTGATTTCACTTCGATAGTTTCGCCGGTTTTCGGATTCCTGCCCGTATATGACCTGTATTCCTTGACGGTGAAACTTCCAAAACCCCGAATTTCGATCTTGTCATTGTCCTTGAGGGCCTTGGTCATCTCATTAAAAACCAGATTGATAACCTTTTCAGACTTCTTTTGTGTCAAATCGGTATTTCTCGCCAGATGTTCCACCAAATCTGATTTATTCATTATATATTCCTCGATGGATTATTCGTATCTGTACTATTGTACTATTATTAGGTATATGAAAAGGTATATATTGCCCCCGGCACGAATCGAACGTGCGACACACGGATTAGGAATCCGTTGCTCTATCCCCTGAGCTACGGGGGCTAACCCTTAAAAAATACTACTTTTTTTCAATTCCGAATATTGTGCATTAAAGCATTTCATGTTTTTTTTGTCAAGGAGATATTTGGAATCTACGTCAGATATCCGCTTGTGCGCCATATAATGATGAATGACGGGCGATATGTATGAAAACCGCCTTCGCACCTCACCTGACAGCTTATTCCGAATCACGATACAGGGGAACAATATCAAATAATTCCACATCCACAAGTCCCCTATCTGTCAGCTTTAGCTTCGGGATAACCGGAAGAGATAAAAACGACAGGGTCATGAACGGATTTTTGACCATACACCCAAGCTTCTTTACCGCATCGATGTTTTTCGCGGCGCTCTCCGCCACATCCTCCACACATTGCTCGCTCATAAGTCCGGCCACCGGAAGCGCCATTGAGGAGATCACCTCCCCGTCTTTCACCACCGCCTGCCCTCCCCCGATTTCCATCACGTGATGAACCGCCGCCAGCATATCTCCGTCGCGTGTGCCGATGACCACGAGATTATGGGAGTCATGGGCCACCGTGGACGCGATCGCCCCGGCCTTCAGCCCAAACCCATGTACAAAACCGATTCCGATATTTCCGGTCCCGCGATGCCGTTCGAATACCGCTATCTTGATGATATCGCGCTGTGTATCCGACACCGCCCAATCACCGGACCTGGCCGGCGCCTCTTCAATCATGTCGGTTATAATTTGATCCCTGACAAGCTGTATAACCCGGGCGTTGCCATCGCGCCAGGGGACCTTCAAATCGTCTTCTGTGGGCCTCTTCAGATTGATGGAGTTCTGTATGGCCGACGGATCAAGGGGATCGACCGTGAAGGTTACCTGCCCGTTCTTTGAGACGACCGTTCCCTCCTTTATGACCATATGAATGGAAAATTCCGTCACGTCGTCAAGTACGACGATATCCGCCTTCCTTCCGGGAACCAGCGCACCCCTGTCCACAAGACCAAATCTCGCAGACGGTGACAGGGTGACCATGCGAACGGCGGTGACGGGGTCGACCCCGTGATCGATCGCCTTTCTCAAAAAGAAATCGAAATATCCCCGATCGAGCAGGTCGTCCGCGTGAATATCATCGGACACAAACGCGAGGCTGGGCCATGAATCCTTACTCACGAGGGGAAGGAGCTCATCCATGTTCTTTGCCTGGCTTCCTTCCCGGATCATGATGAACATCCCCAGATCGAGCTTCTCCCGGGCCTCTGAGAGGAGTGTGCATTCATGATCAGAGGTGATGCCGGCCGAGAGATATGCACACAGCTCCTTTCCGGAAACACCGGGGGCGTGTCCGTCTATCACCTTCCGTGCATTACGGGCCGCCTCGAGTTTACTCAGTACGGCTTCATCGCCGTATATCACCCCCGGGAAGTTCATCATCTCCCCCAGGCCGACAATCCATTCCTCTTTTAAGAGCTCGGCGATGTCTTCCGTGGTGAGTACGGCTCCCGCGGTTTCGAGGTGGGTGGCGGGAACGCAGGAGGGGGCCGTAAAGAAGACGTCGAGGGGCGCCTTCAGGGAATCATGGTACATGAATCTGATACCGTTTGTCCCCAGAACATTTGCTATCTCGTGGGGATCGGCTATGACGGTGGTTGTTCCCCGGGGAACGGCGGCCCGTGCGAACTGTGATGGCACAAGAAATGAGCTTTCGATGTGGATATGACTGTCGATGAATCCGGGAGCGATATATCGGCCGCCAAGGTCTATCGTTTCTCGACCGTCATACTTTCCTATGCCCGCTACTATCCCTCCATGTATCGCCAGGTCGCACGTTTTGATGCGCCCCGATACAACGTCGATGATACGTCCGTTTGTAAGCACCAGGTCCGCAGGCGTCCGGCCCGCCGCCGTGTCTATGAGCGGTTGCAGTTTCTTCATGGGCATGTTACGGCAGAAAAAAGAGCGGATTTCTGGCCGTGTCGTCCTTCCTGATCTCAAAATGGAGGTGCGGTCCCGTCGATCTGCCGGTGCTTCCCATCAGGCCGATTACATCGCCGGTTTTTACGGTATCCCCAACGCTCGCCTTGATGCTGCTCAGGTGAGCATATCGTGTTTCATATCCATCCTGATGAGAGAGTATCACGATATTGCCGTACCCACCCTTCACCCCTGCAAAGGTGACCGTGCCGTCCCTGGCGGCGAGAACCGGGGTACCGCTCTTGCCCGAGATATCCATGCCCCGATGCATGCGTCCCCACCTCATACCGAACAGGGAATATACCAGACCCTCAGTGGGCCAGAGAAACAGGCCCTTGTTCAGTATGATTTCACCCACGTTCGTATCGCCCTCCGGCACGATTACTTTTTTTATCTCACTCACACTGGGGATAAACAACTCCTGCCCTTCATATATAAGGTCGGGATTATAGATATCGTTGTACTCGGCGATGAGCTGCATATCCACACCGTATGTCTTCGAGATCCGCCAGAGGGTCTGTCCCT from Candidatus Zymogenaceae bacterium carries:
- a CDS encoding bifunctional metallophosphatase/5'-nucleotidase; translated protein: MKCVFKSIIGMMMIVSMTAFALGAEKSLTIIHTNDIHSQLMGLSPNCDYSPNGLLDDDTVGGFSRVATVINEERERRNNPVLVIDAGDFMMGSLFHMIAREEAVELTLLYDMGYDVLTLGNHEFDLKPNGLARILTSAMKKGKLPPIVASNVVFDETEAADDSLQALFDEGLIVPHMVIEKDGLRIGCFGLLGKDAAEVAPFSWPVTFSDPTEAAVREVAYLRDTEQVDVVICVSHSGLRDDPKKSEDELLAAAVDGIDVIVSGHTHTVLPEPIVVDDCIIVQAGSYSAWVGVLDLLVGEDGVGLSDYEYVSVDDKIVGDEAISNEISSYIGIINADVLKNYGLTYSQGIAETDYDLHILEEECGLGNLVTDAIRWSVDRREYDPADPDTRVDFTIQSFGVIRSDVLKGKTGVIEIADLFRVVPLGIGVDDTMGYPIVSFYLNASEIKKVMEVFTSIYPIKGSDYFLQVSGVKVKYNPKRMIFDRVTEIYIEDDNGEFVPLDYSDDNTELYKVATNYYNASFIKVVKNYTSGILTMIPKDRYGTPIDDLGEYVVDADPDTSGVQELKDWYAPIEYVMSFPDTDDDGLVEIPDRYRETEGRIVPEPSLNPVKLVAGGNYLTWIGIGVALIVLILLVLVILIPVRLMKRKR
- a CDS encoding VanZ family protein, giving the protein MFLWIGVCVYCVLIFFASSIPGNDVDTGPPGVDKLLHLIEYLILSYLSFFAVRVQFPGTASGRVFLFAFVFSTVYGISDEIHQYYVPLRECDPLDVVMDGLGSALGAYWALVRSCRGDKSGNE
- a CDS encoding bifunctional nuclease family protein, with translation MAKEMEISGLAIDPLSSVPIVILKEVEGKNSVPIWIGLLEASAIATVLEEIEFSRPMTHDLLKNIMETMNIVIERIVVDDLKDNTYYATIYMVADGRNYEIDSRPSDAIAIALRTQAKIYMEESVIERSRKIDLTKPEDLHSEEAKKKWAEVLEKLDPDDFGKYKM
- the miaB gene encoding tRNA (N6-isopentenyl adenosine(37)-C2)-methylthiotransferase MiaB, with the protein product MTRFSSPHPDTPSGLFIRTFGCQMNEYDSERMEGILLTDGYESVESAEDAKIIIINTCSVREKPEEKTYSEIGRYRDLKEKHPDLIIIVAGCVAQQNAAVIIERFPIVDAVVGTHHVGEISNIVAQIRKGHGPIIADDFSDECRIDPFPRRRGLISAFVTITQGCNNFCSYCIVPFVRGRESSRNAGEIIRDVEELGAGGTVEITLLGQNVNSYRDPKRGMDFPELLEHVADVPGVRRLRFTTSHPKDLSDRLVDAYRTIPALCSHIHLPLQSGSSRVLAAMNRKYSKEEYLEKIDALRSVRSDLAVTTDIIVGFPGETSTDFEETLYVMERVRFDGAYSFKYSSRPLTKASTLKDTVDDEEKSRRLTILQELQKEHTLCTNRLHVNTIKEVLATGTSRRDPDVITGRSVHNKVVNFTGRYEDIGSLIPVKIIEARNNSLLGEAIHNYSIRSM
- a CDS encoding RND family transporter; translation: MKHITDFIFRFRIPILVIVVIITAFFGFQLKDLSMDNSVEGMLPDKDPDKQFFEEFQEIFGSDEVFIIALETDTVFAPDFLEVVDALTRRLEKIKNMDEVISLTDVDEIRGSEGLLEVKPLMETLPRTDAEIEAFRQAVFDNPLHINYLITEDEHLTALYGMLSSEDLPQTITDEMTAQVRAAVDELVPKDIPVYIAGVPVIKNDMGRFLKRDQMIFIPVTFLLMAMILYGIFRSIHCTIIPLVMVCISVTWTMGFVSLMGRPVTVVLAMLTPLIIVMTTAHTIHIFSHYQENNRTIPDKIASLKTTTSHMLLPCFLTTITTAIGFSSLSVSNISAVRDFGIFTAIGVIFSFIVVLSVVPNILYYIPRSKMRMREKKDPGVFERFLHWLSKFVRHKKRRVVIVSVILSVISIIGITRITVETDVINYFRKKSDIYRSTFFISHNLTGTGSLNVYIGGGEEDAIKNPATLREMERLQRYLESQEHVTKTISLVDFLKDMNLAMHDENRDYYVIPESRELVAQYLLLYSMSGDPDDFERFVDFYYENGTVLARTTPMSSKVLLAFVDDVILFCEDNFSKDLDIRVTGTSVLYDNMSSQLVKSQIRSIMLALFMIFIVMSFVFRSVYIGGLSMIPNVIPVFLTLGLMGWLMIDLDTSTTMISSVAIGIAIDDTVHFITRYFREIADGRNVEHAIDKTIQNTGRPIMFTSIVIGSGFIVLLAASFVPTRSFGILTAFTMFSALVADLFVLPVVLMAARPSFRGWKGFALDK